The Collimonas sp. PA-H2 genome contains a region encoding:
- a CDS encoding DUF2861 family protein: protein MRPGSCRLAVLSLLLCFSAGAARAELPDTLLEPVYHALLSDNAPAAWQQLIARWPRLNSETQRAAWKAGLGALISRQCGNDIPVVVPAWLDSPILAMVQRDIPLNRIYLVQLSGKSSRRDLRVSLLMPDGEALLTEAPANYEADDEFRLESKELGEPLPPGVYQLSISSGGTTWRQPLALPGSSALNWISRESGVVKLRLPEHETACPIPWVEQMLLHRPDFNMVWWQRANKPDQLQWPHRSDAESLWTDISVIRAEARGGLTVRVTHRLGGPLQDKGN, encoded by the coding sequence ATGAGACCAGGTTCCTGCCGCCTGGCCGTACTGAGCCTGCTGCTATGTTTCAGCGCCGGCGCGGCGCGCGCCGAACTGCCGGACACGCTGCTGGAACCGGTCTATCACGCTTTGCTGAGCGACAATGCGCCAGCCGCATGGCAGCAGTTGATAGCACGCTGGCCGAGGCTCAACAGCGAGACCCAGCGCGCCGCCTGGAAAGCCGGCCTGGGCGCGCTGATTTCGCGCCAGTGCGGCAACGATATCCCGGTCGTCGTGCCGGCCTGGCTGGATAGTCCGATCCTGGCGATGGTCCAGCGCGACATCCCGCTCAATCGTATCTATCTGGTCCAGCTGAGCGGCAAGAGCAGCCGCCGCGACTTGCGCGTCTCCTTGCTCATGCCCGACGGCGAAGCGCTGTTGACGGAGGCGCCGGCCAACTATGAGGCTGACGACGAGTTCAGGCTGGAAAGCAAGGAACTGGGCGAGCCTTTGCCGCCTGGCGTGTATCAGCTCAGTATCAGCTCGGGCGGCACAACCTGGCGTCAGCCGCTGGCGCTGCCGGGCAGCAGCGCGCTCAACTGGATCAGCCGCGAAAGCGGCGTCGTCAAGCTGCGCTTGCCGGAACATGAGACTGCCTGTCCGATACCGTGGGTGGAACAGATGCTGCTGCACCGGCCGGATTTCAACATGGTGTGGTGGCAGCGCGCCAATAAGCCGGACCAGCTGCAATGGCCGCACCGAAGCGATGCCGAGTCCTTGTGGACAGATATTTCCGTGATCCGCGCCGAAGCGCGCGGTGGCCTGACGGTACGGGTGACACACCGGCTGGGTGGCCCGCTGCAGGACAAAGGAAATTAA
- a CDS encoding response regulator transcription factor, giving the protein MSHNPNASLLLIEDDPALGAGLQQFLQQQGFTCVWLRDAATVATRWRQADLVILDRQLTDGDSLRFLPQWLAQKALPVIVLTARIAVSDRVAGLEAGARDYLSKPFSHVELLARIRAQLRPLGEGQLESGALQLFPARHAVLWQQREVSLTNTEFALLAMLVRMAGRVFTRDELLNQVWGYQHFPSTRTVDTHILQLRQKLPGVPIETVRGVGYRLERLA; this is encoded by the coding sequence GTGAGTCACAATCCTAACGCATCGCTGCTGTTGATCGAAGATGACCCTGCCCTGGGCGCGGGTTTGCAGCAATTTCTGCAACAACAGGGTTTCACCTGCGTCTGGCTGCGCGATGCCGCTACGGTTGCGACCCGCTGGCGCCAGGCTGACCTGGTGATCCTGGACCGTCAGCTGACCGATGGCGACAGCCTGCGTTTCCTGCCGCAATGGCTGGCGCAGAAGGCCTTGCCGGTAATTGTCCTGACGGCGCGGATTGCCGTCAGCGACCGCGTCGCCGGACTGGAAGCCGGCGCCCGCGATTACCTCAGCAAGCCGTTTTCCCATGTCGAATTGCTGGCGCGGATCCGGGCCCAGCTGCGGCCGCTGGGCGAGGGCCAGCTGGAATCGGGCGCCTTGCAATTGTTCCCGGCGCGCCATGCCGTTCTGTGGCAGCAGCGGGAAGTCAGCTTGACCAACACCGAGTTCGCGCTGCTGGCGATGCTGGTGCGCATGGCCGGCCGCGTCTTCACGCGCGACGAACTGCTCAACCAGGTCTGGGGCTACCAGCACTTTCCATCGACCCGCACGGTCGATACGCATATCTTGCAGTTACGCCAGAAGCTCCCCGGCGTTCCTATCGAAACCGTGCGCGGCGTCGGTTATCGCCTGGAAAGGCTGGCATGA
- a CDS encoding DUF3404 domain-containing protein yields the protein MRPRGRRRQLAVFLLTALLSPLALAAVEQALDRFTASLEHTTPSGELEFLELQQLNVALIQPASLYPAFGRFALPVLSQIYRFRRQCSGTLEGVPAATREFEQAVCDQTTLPESWFATHAIHPLGGSYAWHYLTRHPQAAPMLQRYLHVRERLDAFAGLGRLSDDNLDAVVSGQRWLLQRNVLWWEHDQVWRRYDADVWQPLARQADLQLQAAGQRCDLVLGAICANSVSAIDRWRVWILMAAAVMIVFAPGNMWWQRRRRRQREQFILQMLTHELRTPIANLGNIVEAFRHDFDALPERAQTGFGRLADGVQRMRQLADASRHYLNADDQREILEAPTWVSLSEWLGAVAGQRQGLQLCMAQDRQLALPLYWINLCLDNVLDNAYRYGAAPVRLCASWSKGCLRLSVSDGGVLAEYRLARMQRSDLSGPGMGLGLAIVRRVMKRLKGKIRLSGPPTTFTLELPCESQS from the coding sequence ATGCGCCCCCGCGGGCGCCGCAGGCAGCTTGCGGTTTTCCTGCTGACGGCGCTGCTGTCCCCTCTTGCGCTTGCTGCGGTCGAGCAAGCGCTGGATCGCTTTACCGCATCGCTCGAACACACTACCCCTAGCGGCGAGCTGGAATTCCTTGAGCTGCAGCAGCTGAATGTGGCCCTGATCCAGCCAGCCTCGCTGTATCCCGCCTTCGGCCGCTTTGCGCTGCCGGTCTTGTCCCAGATCTACCGTTTTCGCCGGCAATGCAGCGGCACGCTCGAAGGCGTGCCGGCGGCAACGCGCGAATTCGAACAAGCGGTGTGCGACCAGACCACACTGCCGGAAAGCTGGTTCGCCACTCATGCGATTCATCCGCTGGGTGGCAGCTACGCCTGGCATTACCTGACGCGCCATCCGCAAGCGGCGCCCATGTTGCAGCGCTATTTGCATGTGCGCGAACGCCTCGACGCTTTTGCCGGGCTCGGCCGCTTGTCGGACGACAACCTCGATGCGGTGGTCAGCGGCCAGCGTTGGTTGTTGCAACGCAATGTGCTTTGGTGGGAGCACGATCAGGTATGGCGGCGCTATGACGCCGATGTATGGCAGCCGCTGGCGCGCCAGGCCGATCTGCAGCTGCAGGCGGCCGGCCAGCGCTGCGATCTGGTGCTGGGCGCCATTTGCGCCAATAGCGTTTCCGCGATCGACAGATGGCGGGTCTGGATCTTGATGGCGGCCGCAGTGATGATCGTTTTCGCGCCTGGCAATATGTGGTGGCAACGCCGCCGGCGGCGCCAGCGCGAGCAATTCATCTTGCAGATGCTGACCCACGAATTGCGGACGCCGATAGCCAACCTGGGTAATATCGTCGAAGCATTCCGCCACGATTTCGATGCCCTGCCGGAGCGTGCGCAAACCGGCTTCGGCCGGCTTGCCGACGGTGTGCAGCGCATGCGCCAGCTGGCCGACGCCAGCCGCCATTATCTCAATGCCGACGACCAGCGTGAGATCCTGGAGGCGCCCACCTGGGTGTCGCTGAGCGAATGGCTGGGTGCGGTCGCCGGGCAGCGCCAGGGCTTGCAGCTCTGCATGGCGCAGGATCGCCAGCTGGCGTTGCCGCTGTACTGGATCAACCTGTGCCTGGATAATGTGCTGGACAATGCCTATCGTTACGGCGCGGCGCCGGTGCGTCTCTGCGCCAGCTGGAGCAAAGGCTGCTTGCGCCTGAGTGTGAGCGACGGCGGCGTGCTGGCAGAATACCGGCTGGCGCGCATGCAGCGCAGCGACCTGTCCGGTCCCGGCATGGGGCTCGGCCTGGCCATCGTCCGTCGCGTAATGAAGCGGCTCAAAGGAAAAATCCGCCTGAGCGGCCCTCCCACCACATTCACTTTGGAGTTGCCGTGTGAGTCACAATCCTAA